DNA sequence from the Arthrobacter crystallopoietes genome:
AGATCAAGTACGGCATCGGCTGGCGCATCCCGTTCTGGCTCAGCGCTATCGTCGTCATCGTCACCTACTTCATCCGCCGTTCGCTGCATGAAACCCCGACTTTCGAGGCCGCCAAGGCCAACAACGAAATCGCGAAGCTCCCGGTCGCCGTGCTGCTGAAGAGCCACTGGCGCGACGTCCTGCGCGTGATCTGCTGCGCGTTCATCGCCGCCGTCTCCACTGTCTACGGCACGCTGGCAATCAAGTACGGCGCCGAGGTCGGCAGCGTCGATGAAGGCATTACGCTGTGGCTGGTGGTCGCGGGCAACATCGGCGCCCTGTTCACCCAGCCGCTCTTCGGCAAGCTTGCGGACAGGATTGGCCGCAAGCCGGTCTTCATCTACGGTGCCGTCGGCAGCGCGGTCTTCATGCCGTTCTATCTGCTCTCGATGGAATCGGGCAACACGCTGCTGCAGTTCACCCTGTCCGTGGTGACCTTCTCCTGCGCCTACGCCGCGGCCAACGCCGTCTGGCCCTCGTTCTACGCCGAGATGTTCAGCGCCAAGGTCCGCTTCTCCGGGCTGGCCATCGGCACCCAACTGGGCTTCCTAATGGCCGGGTTCGCCCCGTCCATCGTGGCGGCGATCGGCGGTATCCAGGAAGGCGGCTGGGTTGCCACCAGCATCTTCACCGCGGCCATCTGCGCCATCGCGGCGGTCTCCGCGCTGACCGCCCGGGAAACCTACAAGGTTCCGACCGAAGAGCTCGGCAAGCGCAAGCCGGTCACCGTCTAAATCCAATGCAGTAAAAGCCAGCGTACGACGCCGGCGGGAGACTTTTTCACAAGTCTCCCGCCGGCGTCGTGCTTGGTTGGGCAGTAGTTGGATGGCCTTGGCTGGTTGGCCTGGTTTGCCGGCCTATTCCGCGGCGAGCTGCTCGCGGACGGCGGGGGCCACTTCCTTGCCGTAGAGCTCGATGCTGCGCATCAGCTTCTCATGCGGGAGCGTGCCGAGGCTGTACTTCATATCCCAGCGGTTCAGCCCCAGACCCTTGGCCACCTTGACGATCTTGGTGGCCACGGTCGCGGGCGAGCCAACAAACAGGGCGCCGTCCGGGCCGGCCTCCGCCTCGAACTGTCCGCGGGTCATGCGGCTCCAGCCGCGCTCGCGGCCGATGCGTTCCTGCATGTCCACGTAGTGCGGCCACATCTCTTCCTTGGCCTGCTCGTCCGTGGCGGCGATGTAGCCGGGGGAGTGGGCGCCGACGGGCAGCCGCGGCTGGCCGAACTGGTCCAGGGCCTTGTGGTAGAGCTCCACGAAGGGCGCGAAGTTCATCG
Encoded proteins:
- a CDS encoding MFS transporter, whose protein sequence is MTAVHQEDEAFAHHGKTPKRAAIASFMGSAVEYYDFFIFGSAAALIFPHVFFPDESANAGIMSLATFGFAYIARPVGAIFVGHFGDRIGRQKVLMFTLVLMGASTFIIGCIPDFQTIGWWAPAILVLCRLMQGLSAAGEQAGASSLTLEHAPDNRRSFFTSWTLTGTQGGQILAALVFIPVVALPDEIKYGIGWRIPFWLSAIVVIVTYFIRRSLHETPTFEAAKANNEIAKLPVAVLLKSHWRDVLRVICCAFIAAVSTVYGTLAIKYGAEVGSVDEGITLWLVVAGNIGALFTQPLFGKLADRIGRKPVFIYGAVGSAVFMPFYLLSMESGNTLLQFTLSVVTFSCAYAAANAVWPSFYAEMFSAKVRFSGLAIGTQLGFLMAGFAPSIVAAIGGIQEGGWVATSIFTAAICAIAAVSALTARETYKVPTEELGKRKPVTV